The Seleniivibrio woodruffii genome contains a region encoding:
- the trmFO gene encoding methylenetetrahydrofolate--tRNA-(uracil(54)-C(5))-methyltransferase (FADH(2)-oxidizing) TrmFO, with the protein MSEKVTIIGGGLAGCESAFFLAERGFQVELYEMRPERMTPAHETKYLGELVCSNSLKSTAEDTSSGLLKSEMKLLGSIILKVAEKTSVPAGNALAVERELFAAELDSVIRNHPNITVINREITEIPSDRPCIIATGPLTSDVFADTIRSQFGGNLYFFDAIAPVIAKDSIDMDRAFFKSRWEKGDNDYLNIGMNQEQYEHFYNELMAAEKVAFEDFEKLNVYEGCMPIEEMAARGIKTLTFGPFRPVGLRHPVTFEKYAAVLQLRMENKEGTAYNLVGCQTKMKIHEQKRVFGLIPGLENAEFLRYGSIHRNTYIHAPKVLNRLFQVIGDEKLYFAGQITGVEGYMESAASGLLAAYSLAHPEFEGFSELTALGALSRHVSGEIAENKKEYVPSNFHFGMLPQFEKRIRDKKEKKAAYAKRALEALRADLKLI; encoded by the coding sequence ATGTCAGAAAAGGTTACGATAATTGGCGGCGGGCTTGCAGGTTGCGAGTCCGCCTTTTTTCTCGCCGAAAGAGGCTTTCAGGTTGAGCTTTACGAAATGCGCCCAGAGCGCATGACACCCGCACACGAAACTAAATATCTGGGCGAACTGGTCTGCTCCAACTCACTGAAAAGCACCGCAGAGGACACCTCAAGCGGTCTGCTGAAATCAGAAATGAAGCTTCTGGGAAGCATAATCCTTAAAGTCGCAGAAAAGACCTCCGTCCCCGCCGGAAACGCTCTGGCAGTAGAAAGAGAACTCTTTGCGGCGGAGCTTGACAGCGTCATACGCAATCACCCCAACATCACCGTCATAAACAGGGAAATCACAGAAATTCCCTCCGACCGCCCCTGTATCATCGCCACAGGTCCTCTAACTAGCGATGTTTTCGCTGATACCATCAGGTCGCAGTTTGGCGGAAATCTGTACTTCTTTGACGCCATAGCACCTGTCATTGCGAAAGACAGCATCGACATGGACAGGGCGTTCTTCAAAAGCCGCTGGGAAAAGGGCGACAACGACTACCTGAACATCGGCATGAATCAGGAGCAGTACGAACACTTCTACAACGAGCTTATGGCCGCAGAGAAAGTTGCTTTCGAGGATTTCGAAAAGCTGAACGTATACGAAGGCTGCATGCCCATTGAGGAGATGGCCGCCAGAGGTATAAAAACTCTCACATTCGGCCCCTTCCGCCCCGTCGGTCTGCGCCATCCCGTCACATTTGAAAAATATGCCGCAGTGCTCCAGCTTCGCATGGAGAATAAAGAGGGTACCGCCTACAACCTTGTGGGCTGTCAGACAAAAATGAAGATACACGAACAGAAGCGTGTCTTCGGGCTGATCCCCGGACTTGAAAACGCCGAGTTTCTCCGCTACGGAAGCATACACAGAAATACATACATCCACGCCCCGAAGGTGCTCAACCGTCTGTTTCAGGTTATCGGCGACGAAAAGCTCTACTTTGCAGGACAGATAACAGGAGTTGAGGGCTATATGGAATCCGCCGCCAGCGGACTTCTGGCCGCCTATTCCCTTGCGCATCCCGAATTTGAAGGCTTTTCAGAGCTGACCGCTCTGGGCGCACTCTCCCGCCACGTTTCCGGCGAAATAGCTGAAAACAAAAAGGAATACGTCCCCAGCAACTTCCATTTCGGAATGCTCCCCCAGTTCGAAAAACGCATAAGAGACAAGAAAGAGAAGAAGGCCGCATACGCAAAACGTGCTCTGGAAGCACTCAGAGCAGACCTTAAACTCATTTGA
- a CDS encoding sensor domain-containing diguanylate cyclase, with amino-acid sequence MQLYIIFILIFTAVFPAFADVTANGISDRDDRTVYLYTGDASVTDPFQLDAARFKPMPDRFSLGYTREPHWFKISFKSETDTPLKRFVSLEDGFMFDRVDFYQIRDGKLIKVTNDGVYVPAKVKEEYYHGAVSLLTAEGKGVTDIYVRAETKTPCLINLRIVDETAFNHYNKLRMFFLSLLTGSMLAIAFYNLFIFFSLRSKEYVYYFIYVISALIFMQAQTGFVVDMYGMYGDTRTNLFISVYLMSVFLLLFTQQVLETKKHLPMLHKIFNAVIVIDVLGILAALVLGMKETLFLQTPFVMLTSVVMAVLSVAAIIKRIHSAWYYFIAVGISIVTIFISSMMLMGRIEYTIFTRNAYFFGCVAEAVLLSWLLSYRINSLRSQTIAAQQELIDMKDRANKQLESLVYERTKELEVKNAELENLAVMDELTGLYNRRFLLATYDKKLKTCADEGKYLVFILLDVDFFKKYNDLYGHHKGDDALKKVSGILIHSFRRTSDHVFRIGGEEFVVLCTADTQEEASELGETLRRNIEAADIEHKEGVDGKLTCSVGVYAVNDAEVNFSTAYRIADQELYESKNGGRNMVSVFKG; translated from the coding sequence ATGCAACTATACATAATATTTATTCTTATTTTTACAGCTGTTTTCCCCGCCTTTGCCGATGTTACGGCGAACGGCATAAGCGACAGAGACGACCGCACGGTCTATCTTTACACAGGCGACGCATCGGTCACCGACCCTTTTCAGCTTGATGCCGCCAGATTCAAACCAATGCCCGACCGCTTCTCTCTGGGCTATACCAGAGAGCCCCACTGGTTCAAAATATCTTTTAAATCAGAAACAGATACGCCCCTGAAAAGATTCGTTTCCCTTGAGGACGGATTCATGTTCGACAGGGTGGATTTCTATCAGATACGTGACGGGAAGCTGATAAAGGTCACCAACGACGGTGTATACGTTCCCGCAAAAGTTAAAGAAGAGTATTACCACGGAGCGGTAAGCCTTTTGACCGCAGAAGGAAAAGGAGTCACCGACATTTATGTCCGTGCCGAAACAAAGACCCCCTGCCTTATCAACCTGCGCATAGTGGATGAAACGGCTTTCAACCACTACAACAAGCTCCGCATGTTCTTTCTTTCGCTTCTCACAGGTTCAATGCTGGCCATAGCCTTCTATAACCTGTTCATATTTTTCAGTCTCCGCTCAAAGGAATACGTCTACTACTTCATATATGTCATCAGCGCACTGATCTTTATGCAGGCGCAGACGGGGTTCGTAGTCGATATGTACGGAATGTACGGCGACACCCGCACAAACCTTTTCATAAGCGTTTATCTGATGAGCGTCTTCCTTCTGCTGTTCACCCAGCAGGTTCTGGAAACGAAAAAGCACCTGCCGATGCTGCATAAGATATTCAACGCCGTCATAGTAATAGACGTGCTCGGCATTCTGGCGGCTCTGGTTCTGGGCATGAAGGAGACCCTTTTCCTCCAGACGCCGTTCGTAATGCTCACCTCTGTGGTAATGGCGGTTCTCAGCGTTGCGGCTATCATCAAACGCATCCACTCCGCATGGTATTACTTTATTGCGGTGGGCATATCCATAGTAACGATCTTCATCTCCTCCATGATGCTCATGGGCAGGATCGAATATACGATATTCACCCGAAACGCCTATTTCTTCGGCTGTGTGGCCGAGGCAGTTCTGCTTTCATGGCTGCTTTCATACCGTATAAACAGCCTTCGCAGCCAGACCATCGCCGCTCAGCAGGAACTTATCGACATGAAGGACAGGGCGAACAAACAGCTGGAATCACTTGTGTATGAGCGCACGAAAGAGCTGGAGGTCAAAAACGCCGAGCTTGAGAACCTTGCGGTGATGGATGAACTGACAGGACTTTACAACAGAAGGTTCCTGCTTGCAACCTACGACAAAAAGCTGAAAACCTGTGCAGACGAAGGCAAATATCTTGTGTTTATTCTTCTGGATGTGGATTTCTTCAAAAAATACAACGACCTTTACGGCCACCACAAGGGTGACGATGCCCTGAAAAAAGTATCAGGTATCCTTATCCACAGTTTCCGTCGCACCAGTGACCACGTTTTCCGCATCGGCGGGGAGGAGTTTGTAGTCCTCTGCACAGCTGACACACAGGAGGAGGCCTCAGAACTGGGCGAAACCCTCCGCAGAAACATTGAAGCTGCCGATATTGAACACAAAGAGGGAGTGGACGGAAAACTGACATGCTCCGTCGGTGTATATGCGGTGAACGATGCCGAAGTGAATTTCTCAACAGCCTACCGAATAGCCGATCAGGAGCTTTATGAATCCAAGAACGGCGGCAGGAACATGGTTTCCGTGTTCAAAGGCTAG
- a CDS encoding flavodoxin domain-containing protein — translation MKVITIYASKYGSTKTVAEWITERFALEGFKAECADVETNPMCFGCDLILLGSGIYSHKFLPSIEQYIAENINLLMTKKTALFGVAMRTETFFRKGNAYGGAIMLERYGAMLGQKCIAGKILGGEMVFSRLSEGDVHRLEKFYHSIALSEAEKAQRMSPRTMMDKKQCWDFAEEILGALG, via the coding sequence ATGAAAGTAATTACGATTTATGCTTCAAAATACGGCTCAACGAAAACAGTTGCCGAATGGATAACCGAAAGATTCGCTCTGGAAGGCTTTAAAGCCGAGTGTGCGGATGTTGAGACAAACCCCATGTGCTTCGGGTGCGATCTCATCCTTTTGGGTTCGGGTATATATTCCCATAAATTTCTGCCGTCCATCGAGCAGTATATCGCTGAAAACATCAATCTGCTCATGACAAAAAAGACTGCGCTTTTCGGTGTGGCCATGCGGACGGAGACATTCTTTCGCAAAGGCAATGCCTACGGCGGAGCTATCATGCTGGAGCGATACGGCGCAATGCTTGGACAGAAGTGTATAGCCGGAAAGATCCTTGGCGGAGAGATGGTGTTCAGCAGGCTCTCGGAGGGCGATGTTCACCGTCTGGAGAAGTTCTATCATTCCATAGCTCTCAGCGAAGCTGAAAAAGCTCAGCGCATGAGCCCCAGAACAATGATGGACAAGAAGCAGTGCTGGGATTTTGCAGAGGAGATACTCGGCGCTCTCGGCTAG
- a CDS encoding sensor domain-containing diguanylate cyclase, whose amino-acid sequence MKKYSFSMLTLIAVIIIFAGVIVMSLSGDTQPRAHIKHLALYGLLLTAVFIVIFKYRLEKENQKHVSIVSLAESIGRIGSFEWSRGDGMLFLSDVAAEHMGLEKAGKTGLDAFLKKVDPEERDSVSAWLLQNCIEKGEKIRIYFETDGKEKLIRFTAVPSFEGSAVDRVRGIIEDVTENIKAKREREMIFRQSRDGIAILDVEGTIKDMNVAFENLTGRNRSELSDRNLTGLIHSEDREKAEDMLQVLLTTGYYDRFELRLIKKGGQEINVQMNLILLPNGSIMLTVRDVSAITEYQQKLARSEKYLRQLFEVSPIPLSLNSRTGRPVALNKKFLETFGYNLEDLAHKGVWWTLAFPNEQYRVITRERWKKYARSVLNGEQATPVQATVTCKDGSKREIVFLYSVFDDMGVVAFSDITERVEAEDRLQEYIAIVDDNVLVVRMDINLVIQSVSRAFCRISEYEEGELLGRTAFELFHDDSLSEVRSGLLENIYAGKVWKGEIKRVTKYGDIFWTQSMLHPVFKNGIKTGFVSISADITDKKRIEIISVTDKLTGIFNRMKLDEVLLTEFARFRRFGQPYSLIVFDIDFFKRVNDTYGHLAGDEVLKALAKLIKSSIREADVFGRWGGEEFLVICCGTELDGAFNLASKLRRKVELFEFPEVDKLTCSFGVAQIDEAGTDNMVKRADDALYRAKQSGRNRVEK is encoded by the coding sequence ATGAAAAAGTACAGCTTCAGCATGCTGACACTCATTGCGGTTATCATCATATTTGCAGGCGTCATTGTCATGTCCCTTTCCGGCGACACCCAGCCCAGAGCCCATATTAAACATCTTGCACTCTACGGACTGCTTCTGACAGCAGTGTTCATTGTCATATTCAAATATCGGCTGGAAAAAGAAAACCAGAAACATGTGTCCATTGTGTCCCTTGCGGAATCCATCGGCAGGATAGGCAGTTTCGAATGGAGCAGGGGCGACGGCATGCTGTTTCTGTCGGATGTTGCCGCCGAGCACATGGGGCTTGAGAAGGCGGGGAAGACCGGGCTGGATGCCTTTCTGAAAAAGGTCGATCCGGAGGAGCGTGATTCCGTTTCCGCATGGCTGTTGCAGAACTGCATTGAGAAGGGCGAAAAGATACGGATATATTTCGAAACGGACGGAAAAGAGAAGCTGATCCGGTTCACCGCAGTGCCTTCGTTCGAGGGTTCCGCAGTGGACAGGGTCAGAGGTATAATAGAGGATGTCACCGAAAACATAAAGGCAAAGCGTGAGCGTGAGATGATATTCCGCCAGTCCAGAGACGGCATAGCCATTCTGGATGTTGAGGGGACTATAAAGGATATGAACGTAGCCTTTGAAAACCTCACAGGACGCAACAGGAGCGAACTGAGCGACAGAAACCTTACCGGGCTTATACACAGCGAAGACAGGGAAAAAGCCGAGGATATGCTTCAGGTTCTTCTGACCACAGGGTATTACGACAGGTTCGAACTCAGGCTTATTAAAAAGGGCGGTCAGGAGATAAACGTTCAGATGAACCTGATCCTTCTGCCAAACGGAAGCATAATGCTGACGGTGCGGGATGTTTCGGCCATAACAGAATATCAGCAGAAACTCGCCAGAAGCGAAAAATATCTGCGGCAGCTTTTCGAGGTCTCGCCGATACCCCTCAGCCTGAACAGCAGAACGGGCAGACCCGTTGCGTTGAACAAAAAATTTCTGGAAACCTTCGGATATAATCTGGAGGATCTTGCCCATAAAGGGGTCTGGTGGACTCTGGCTTTTCCCAACGAGCAGTATCGTGTGATCACCCGTGAGCGGTGGAAAAAATATGCCCGTTCGGTGCTGAACGGCGAACAGGCGACACCTGTTCAGGCCACTGTGACCTGTAAGGACGGGAGTAAACGCGAGATAGTTTTCCTCTATTCAGTCTTTGACGATATGGGGGTGGTCGCTTTCTCCGATATCACCGAAAGGGTTGAGGCGGAGGACAGACTTCAGGAGTATATTGCCATAGTTGACGACAACGTTCTTGTGGTGCGCATGGATATAAATCTGGTTATCCAGTCGGTGAGCAGGGCCTTTTGCAGGATATCGGAATACGAAGAGGGGGAGCTTCTGGGCAGGACTGCTTTCGAGCTTTTCCACGACGATTCTCTCAGCGAGGTGCGCTCCGGTCTGCTGGAGAACATCTATGCCGGAAAGGTCTGGAAGGGCGAGATAAAGCGTGTTACAAAATACGGCGACATATTCTGGACTCAGAGCATGCTGCATCCGGTGTTTAAAAACGGCATAAAAACGGGATTCGTGTCCATTTCGGCGGATATTACGGATAAGAAGCGGATAGAGATAATTTCGGTGACGGATAAACTGACCGGAATATTCAACCGAATGAAGCTGGACGAGGTTCTTCTGACCGAATTCGCAAGGTTCAGGCGTTTCGGACAGCCTTACAGCCTGATAGTGTTTGATATAGACTTTTTCAAAAGGGTGAACGACACATATGGCCATCTGGCAGGTGATGAAGTACTTAAGGCACTGGCGAAACTCATAAAATCATCCATCAGGGAAGCGGACGTCTTCGGAAGATGGGGAGGCGAAGAGTTCCTTGTCATCTGCTGCGGAACCGAGCTTGATGGTGCGTTCAACCTCGCCTCAAAACTGCGCAGGAAGGTGGAGCTGTTTGAGTTTCCTGAGGTGGACAAGCTGACATGCAGTTTCGGCGTGGCGCAGATAGACGAAGCCGGAACGGATAATATGGTAAAAAGAGCGGACGATGCCCTCTATAGGGCGAAACAGAGCGGCCGCAACAGGGTTGAAAAATGA
- a CDS encoding phosphoribosylaminoimidazolesuccinocarboxamide synthase, which translates to METVLSTDLKGLKLLGRGKVRDIYDMGDKMLIVTTDRISAFDVIMPNGIPNKGKILTELSLFWFEKTKHIIKNHLITADVNEMPEECRQYADILEGRTMLVHKCKPYPVECVARGYITGSGWKDYKSTGEICGIKLPSGLQESECFPETLFTPASKAEVGEHDENISFEQMKEKVGVETAQRLKDYTIKIYETARDIALEKGIIIADTKFEFGELNGEIILIDEILTPDSSRFWSKADYAAGKPQQGMDKQYVRNYLETLDWGKTAPGPELPEDIVRGTEAIYRKIADILKS; encoded by the coding sequence ATGGAAACAGTTCTTTCCACAGACCTTAAAGGGCTGAAACTCCTCGGCAGAGGCAAGGTTAGAGACATTTACGACATGGGCGACAAAATGCTCATCGTTACGACAGACAGAATCTCAGCTTTCGACGTTATCATGCCCAACGGCATTCCCAACAAGGGAAAAATACTTACCGAGCTGTCCCTTTTCTGGTTTGAGAAGACGAAACACATCATCAAGAACCACCTTATAACCGCCGATGTGAACGAAATGCCCGAGGAATGCCGCCAGTATGCGGATATCCTTGAAGGCAGAACAATGCTGGTTCACAAATGCAAGCCTTATCCCGTTGAATGTGTTGCCAGAGGCTACATAACAGGCTCCGGCTGGAAAGACTATAAATCCACAGGCGAGATCTGCGGAATCAAACTGCCCTCAGGTCTTCAGGAATCCGAGTGTTTTCCCGAAACCCTTTTCACTCCCGCATCAAAAGCGGAAGTGGGAGAGCACGACGAGAACATCTCCTTTGAGCAGATGAAAGAGAAAGTGGGTGTTGAAACAGCCCAGAGGCTGAAAGACTACACCATAAAAATATACGAAACCGCCAGAGACATCGCACTTGAAAAAGGCATCATCATCGCCGACACAAAGTTCGAGTTCGGCGAGCTGAACGGTGAGATAATCCTTATCGACGAGATACTCACACCCGATTCATCCAGATTCTGGAGCAAGGCCGACTATGCCGCAGGAAAACCCCAGCAGGGCATGGACAAGCAGTATGTCAGAAACTATCTGGAAACGCTGGACTGGGGCAAAACAGCCCCCGGACCGGAACTCCCCGAAGACATAGTCAGGGGAACAGAGGCAATCTACCGCAAAATAGCGGATATCCTTAAAAGCTAA
- a CDS encoding FAD-dependent oxidoreductase yields MNNRIVIIGGVAAGATAAAKARRTSEDVSITMAEKSRYISFANCGLPYYTGGVIESRSDILLHTRQSFGQRFNAEVLTGTEAVNIDPKSKRVTFSSGGKITEKPYDKLLIATGAKTFIPKIDGLDSVPCFTMRTVEDADGIKDFIEKNRPQTALIIGGGFIGVETAEAMLHCGIKPVVAEAADEIMPNLPKIIAVNLREKMEESGCTVVTKRFVRSLRKAERIEAELSDGQTVQADFVILCTGVRPEVELAVSAGVQIGEKGGILTNERMETSVQDIYAAGDAAEKTNLITGKKMLLPLAGPANREGRTAGCNMAGGDMVFKGVIGSSVLGFQGFVVAQTGLTYEQALAAGFDADYVYTEDVNTTSYYPGHGYIFMMTVFDRKTSRLLGLSACGAEGTEKRADEAAVAIYSGLTVYDLEHLEFCYAPQFASAKDNLNIAGFVAANSLRSTGFTVTPEFIYEKIRSGAKLQILDVRSAPEFAAYAIEGAVNISVNDVRNCTDKIDRSLPVYVYCAVGFRGYLAVRTLRNLGFEAFNITGGIEAYFRVKKIS; encoded by the coding sequence ATGAACAATAGAATAGTAATCATCGGCGGCGTTGCGGCGGGAGCCACAGCCGCCGCAAAAGCGAGACGCACCAGCGAGGACGTCTCCATAACCATGGCCGAAAAGAGCCGGTACATCTCGTTCGCAAACTGCGGACTGCCGTATTACACCGGCGGTGTCATTGAAAGCAGAAGCGACATCCTGCTCCACACCAGACAGTCATTCGGGCAGAGGTTCAATGCAGAAGTGCTGACCGGAACCGAAGCCGTCAACATAGACCCGAAATCAAAGAGGGTCACATTCAGTTCAGGCGGAAAGATCACCGAAAAACCTTATGACAAACTTCTGATAGCCACCGGAGCGAAAACTTTCATCCCGAAGATAGACGGGCTGGACAGCGTGCCCTGTTTCACCATGCGCACGGTGGAGGACGCTGACGGCATAAAGGATTTCATAGAGAAGAACAGACCGCAGACAGCCCTCATCATAGGCGGCGGTTTCATAGGCGTTGAGACTGCGGAGGCGATGCTTCACTGCGGGATAAAGCCTGTTGTTGCGGAAGCCGCAGACGAGATAATGCCCAACCTGCCTAAAATAATAGCCGTGAACCTCCGTGAGAAGATGGAGGAGTCCGGCTGTACCGTCGTCACGAAAAGATTTGTCAGAAGCCTCAGAAAAGCAGAAAGAATAGAGGCGGAGCTTTCCGACGGACAGACTGTTCAGGCTGATTTTGTTATCCTCTGCACAGGTGTGCGGCCGGAGGTTGAGCTTGCCGTTTCGGCGGGAGTTCAGATAGGCGAGAAGGGCGGCATACTCACAAACGAGCGGATGGAAACCAGTGTACAGGATATATACGCCGCAGGGGACGCTGCGGAGAAGACCAACCTCATTACGGGAAAAAAGATGCTCCTGCCGCTGGCAGGTCCTGCAAACCGTGAGGGAAGAACCGCCGGATGCAACATGGCGGGCGGAGATATGGTATTCAAAGGCGTGATAGGCTCATCCGTTCTGGGTTTTCAGGGTTTTGTTGTCGCCCAGACGGGACTTACATACGAGCAGGCGCTGGCGGCGGGGTTCGATGCGGACTACGTTTACACCGAGGACGTGAACACAACTTCATATTATCCAGGCCACGGCTATATATTCATGATGACGGTTTTTGACAGAAAGACAAGCCGTCTGCTGGGGCTTTCCGCATGCGGAGCCGAGGGAACGGAGAAGAGGGCGGACGAGGCGGCGGTGGCCATCTATTCCGGACTCACTGTCTACGACCTTGAGCATCTTGAGTTCTGCTACGCTCCCCAGTTTGCATCTGCAAAGGACAACCTGAACATCGCTGGATTCGTTGCGGCGAACAGCCTCAGAAGCACAGGTTTCACCGTGACCCCTGAGTTTATATACGAAAAAATTCGAAGCGGCGCAAAACTTCAGATTCTGGATGTACGCTCCGCACCTGAGTTTGCGGCGTATGCAATTGAGGGTGCCGTTAATATTTCTGTGAATGATGTAAGAAACTGTACGGATAAAATTGACAGAAGCCTCCCCGTTTATGTATATTGTGCTGTCGGGTTCAGGGGCTATCTGGCCGTGCGGACGCTTCGCAACCTCGGTTTTGAGGCATTCAACATAACAGGCGGCATAGAGGCCTATTTCAGGGTTAAGAAAATATCCTAA
- the mtaB gene encoding tRNA (N(6)-L-threonylcarbamoyladenosine(37)-C(2))-methylthiotransferase MtaB: MNIYVYTFGCKVNQVESENIVNNAEACGFTHVAAPEEAGLVILNSCAVTENAEKKFRNLIKKLKNDKPDVIIAATGCAAEKDKEKLKDIGADIVVTNSGKMDILRYISENTDFLKSISEPHEFVLAENSKMSTRTRAFVKIQDGCDSFCAYCIIPALRGKPSSRDMDSVVAEVKRLVASGHKEIVPVGIHVGKYGLDLEGGINLVTLIKKILSETEGCRIRLTSIEPNELTDEMVELLTQNTDRICRHYHIPLQSGSTEILARMKRSYTAEDYIERVRRLKSLVPDCTIGADIIVGFPSETDKNFSETMDTVRRAGIDHIHVFSYSDRSGTEASRMEGKVDAKTKSARAKALRELAAEMKRASAERMIGKRLRVLTQNDNTGLTDNFFTVAFPKGVEQNLLLDVYINIVRNDNILEAEIIGYEQ; the protein is encoded by the coding sequence ATGAATATCTATGTTTATACCTTCGGCTGTAAAGTAAATCAAGTCGAAAGTGAGAATATTGTGAATAATGCCGAAGCCTGCGGATTTACTCACGTAGCCGCTCCTGAAGAGGCCGGACTGGTTATTTTAAACAGCTGTGCAGTAACGGAGAATGCAGAGAAAAAGTTCCGTAATCTCATAAAAAAACTGAAAAATGACAAACCCGATGTAATTATCGCCGCAACAGGCTGTGCGGCGGAGAAAGATAAAGAGAAACTTAAAGATATAGGCGCAGATATTGTGGTTACCAACTCCGGAAAAATGGATATTCTGCGTTATATTTCTGAAAATACCGATTTCCTGAAGAGTATTTCAGAGCCTCACGAATTTGTTCTGGCGGAAAATTCGAAAATGTCAACCCGTACCCGTGCGTTTGTAAAGATTCAGGACGGATGTGACAGCTTCTGCGCCTACTGCATAATTCCGGCTCTGCGTGGGAAACCTTCCAGCAGAGATATGGATTCAGTGGTTGCGGAGGTCAAAAGGCTTGTTGCCAGCGGTCACAAAGAAATAGTCCCCGTGGGTATCCATGTGGGCAAGTACGGGCTTGATCTGGAGGGCGGGATAAATCTGGTGACACTCATCAAAAAGATCCTCAGCGAAACCGAAGGGTGCCGTATACGCCTGACCTCAATAGAACCGAACGAGCTGACGGACGAGATGGTGGAGCTTCTGACACAGAATACTGACAGAATATGCAGACACTACCATATCCCTCTTCAGAGCGGCTCTACGGAGATTCTGGCCAGAATGAAGCGCAGCTACACCGCCGAGGACTATATCGAGCGTGTGCGGAGGCTGAAAAGCCTTGTTCCCGACTGCACCATCGGTGCGGACATCATAGTCGGGTTTCCCTCGGAGACCGACAAAAACTTCAGCGAGACAATGGATACCGTCCGCAGGGCGGGCATCGACCACATACACGTTTTCAGCTATTCCGACCGCTCCGGCACAGAGGCCAGCAGAATGGAGGGCAAGGTGGACGCAAAGACCAAGTCTGCAAGGGCAAAGGCACTGCGTGAGCTTGCGGCTGAGATGAAACGTGCCTCAGCCGAAAGAATGATCGGAAAGCGGCTCAGGGTGCTCACTCAGAACGACAACACCGGACTTACCGACAACTTTTTTACGGTGGCGTTCCCGAAAGGTGTTGAACAAAATCTGCTTCTGGATGTATATATTAATATAGTCAGAAATGACAATATACTGGAAGCGGAGATAATAGGGTATGAACAATAG
- a CDS encoding flagellar basal body-associated FliL family protein: protein MKKAVQIVLFLIFIVLVAIIVYLMSGNLSLKIGAVGSKKNAFEDYKVQVFSGNGMHRVEMRDLVTSTGSGKQQYYRYDIMFEMADKGSTKVIQNQRDQVAAIINSVMSTFPPEELTTEAQRLRVKRLIADKVQEFYPDIQIKDLYFTNYVYN from the coding sequence ATGAAAAAAGCAGTTCAGATAGTATTATTTCTGATTTTCATCGTCCTTGTAGCGATCATTGTTTATCTCATGAGCGGAAATCTGTCGCTCAAGATAGGTGCCGTCGGTTCAAAAAAGAATGCCTTTGAGGACTATAAGGTTCAGGTTTTCAGCGGCAACGGAATGCACCGTGTTGAGATGAGAGACCTTGTCACCAGCACAGGATCAGGCAAACAGCAGTATTACAGATACGATATCATGTTCGAAATGGCCGACAAGGGCAGTACAAAGGTGATTCAGAACCAAAGGGATCAGGTTGCGGCGATAATAAACTCTGTCATGTCGACTTTTCCGCCGGAGGAGCTGACCACAGAAGCCCAGCGTCTGCGTGTTAAAAGACTGATAGCTGATAAGGTTCAGGAATTTTACCCTGATATTCAAATTAAGGATTTGTATTTTACAAATTATGTATATAATTAG